One region of Malania oleifera isolate guangnan ecotype guangnan chromosome 6, ASM2987363v1, whole genome shotgun sequence genomic DNA includes:
- the LOC131158326 gene encoding probable pectate lyase 4 — translation MALPPLRPSFHLAAAAFALILICCTTTDAARDQYNAIDECWRWNPKWQSDRQRLATCSVGFAGKMIGNIGPGLTHYKVTDPGDNPLDPKPGTLRYGASVVKGKVWITFQRNVRMRIKLEKPLLVGSFTAIDGRGASVNIAGGACLLLHKVSNVIIHGLRIHHCRSEGAGPVMGPEGKIVQMGAVDGDAIRMVESRKVWIDHNTLFRCEDGLIDVTRGSTAITISNNWFRNHNKVMLLGHDDAFVLDSKMRVTVVFNHFGPRCFQRMPRVRHGFAHVVNNVYQGWEKYAIGGSMNPSVKSQSNLFIAPESGSKQVTWGHGGKPMNFQSVGDLFENGALFNTPIEARRIVRPHYNREQSFPVADAKSVRSLTSSSGALRCPRFSRC, via the exons ATGGCTCTTCCTCCATTGCGCCCTTCTTTTCATTTGGCGGCAGCAGCTTTCGCCCTCATCCTGATCTGCTGCACCACCACTGACGCCGCTCGTGATCAATACAACGCGATCGACGAGTGCTGGAGATGGAACCCCAAGTGGCAGAGTGACAGGCAGCGACTGGCAACCTGCTCGGTGGGTTTCGCCGGCAAGATGATCGGCAACATCGGCCCGGGGCTGACGCACTACAAGGTGACCGACCCCGGCGACAACCCCCTCGACCCCAAACCGGGGACGCTGAGGTACGGAGCCAGCGTGGTAAAGGGGAAGGTGTGGATAACGTTCCAGAGGAACGTGAGGATGCGGATCAAGCTGGAGAAGCCACTCCTCGTCGGCAGCTTCACTGCCATCGACGGCCGAGGAGCCAGCGTTAACATTGCCGGCGGTGCATGCCTTTTGCTCCACAAG GTGAGCAATGTGATAATTCACGGGCTGAGGATCCACCATTGCCGGTCGGAAGGGGCAGGGCCGGTGATGGGGCCGGAGGGGAAGATAGTGCAGATGGGGGCGGTGGACGGAGACGCAATCAGGATGGTGGAGTCGAGGAAGGTGTGGATAGACCACAACACGCTGTTCAGGTGCGAGGACGGGCTGATAGACGTGACGAGAGGCTCCACCGCCATCACCATATCCAACAACTGGTTCAGGAACCATAACAAGGTTATGCTTCTGGGCCACGACGACGCTTTCGTCCTTGACAGCAAAATGCGCGTCACTGTTGTCTTCAACCATTTCGGTCCTCGTTGCTTCCAGCGGATGCCAAG GGTGCGCCACGGATTTGCCCACGTCGTGAACAATGTGTATCAAGGATGGGAGAAATATGCCATCGGCGGCAGCATGAACCCTAGTGTTAAGAGTCAATCCAACCTCTTCATCGCACCGGAATCAGGAAGCAAGCAG GTGACATGGGGGCATGGTGGAAAGCCTATGAATTTCCAGTCAGTGGGTGACCTTTTCGAGAATGGAGCTCTTTTCAACACTCCGATAGAAGCTCGGAGAATTGTTCGACCACACTATAATCGCGAGCAGTCATTCCCAGTTGCAGACGCCAAATCCGTCAGGTCATTAACTAGCTCATCGGGTGCTCTTCGGTGCCCTCGGTTCTCCAGATGCTGA